The Algoriphagus sanaruensis genome window below encodes:
- a CDS encoding carboxypeptidase-like regulatory domain-containing protein: MIQANRLSLLFLGFLLSFSLQGQVTITGKVIEKGTGLPMPFANVFINNSTLGAASDDEGNFRIYGNIPDEFELVASFVGYKTISKTIQRKGRQAVYQNFDLEFIEDQLSEVALKAKRDKSWERNIRMFKEVFLAVPDDPYGRDIEILNPWVLDFESVKPDKGFKYTQATAQQALQVVNKALGYQIDFHLQDFRMLRNASRFFGQAYYKNLAPSDSTNGEQWKTNRELNYQNSTRHLMLSILLRNAERQGFELYLTKTESDFRVRTNDFTVELNESIIPLKLDSIYSRPLGNGSYRIFLPGRIEVHHLSKPWPNDYYTNIYHAISWMIAPGGYVDVDRNGTLLYPAQLVLSGYMGRQRMARSLPLDFVPDEGFAGFVEELKLFQARYKTLNALREKPWITLNKHYFHPGENLWLGGRMLYQNPIAQDSLSRVVYVEIWNDKLKQVHSAQFPIQEGLISGGIQLADSLPVGDYILRAYTRWGLNFPEKDRFEIPFPIIPEDQQVVFSENVEEDEFGDLVLNTLYEIQDSLNFRKALIHLSLADSYDNPVEADFHLSVLSGFVAPELSQALRLEKALDWKDEPLPDTFDSNLPFSIDYGISVAGRFSPDRKKDSKAQVITLVKGDLEDFGQVRSDSSGYFWATGLMGQDSISLAIAALDSKQQSLGSVSLIPFSRPIFRGSFSRIPFQTQSISDVRERLIDLEGDFVQLEEFVKEETREELRPDRNYAYGDPNQEVGEADLETKTWAEILGLLRFNLNTLKFRNYTFGEETGSPLLIIDGNSRPFLEKEEFREILLGYDPSQLKSIKVYYDNITNAAYGMAGYAGVMIIETKNGFRTGPEEGRRFNPAEFDVFSIPGFTSFKEFPIVPPKDQLLKNKPTLYWNPKAITQKGSLDFEVYVPLEVKKLWIKIEGLSEDGDPVYKLIPIEIGK, encoded by the coding sequence TTGATCCAAGCTAACCGACTTTCACTTCTTTTTTTAGGCTTTCTTTTGTCCTTTTCCCTTCAAGGGCAAGTTACGATTACCGGGAAAGTGATAGAGAAGGGGACAGGTTTACCAATGCCCTTTGCAAACGTATTTATCAATAATTCGACCCTTGGAGCTGCTTCAGATGACGAAGGAAACTTTCGGATTTATGGAAATATTCCAGACGAGTTTGAATTGGTCGCCTCATTTGTAGGATACAAAACGATTAGTAAAACTATTCAGCGCAAAGGAAGGCAGGCTGTTTATCAAAATTTTGATTTGGAATTTATAGAAGACCAATTGAGTGAAGTCGCTCTAAAAGCAAAACGAGATAAAAGTTGGGAACGCAATATTCGGATGTTCAAGGAAGTTTTTCTTGCTGTTCCTGACGATCCTTACGGAAGAGATATTGAAATCCTGAATCCTTGGGTTCTGGATTTCGAGTCTGTTAAACCTGACAAAGGATTTAAATACACTCAAGCCACGGCCCAGCAGGCTCTTCAGGTAGTAAATAAGGCATTGGGATACCAAATTGACTTTCACCTGCAAGACTTCCGAATGCTGAGGAATGCCTCACGATTTTTTGGTCAAGCATATTACAAAAATCTAGCTCCTTCAGATTCTACTAATGGAGAACAATGGAAGACCAATCGAGAACTGAATTATCAAAATTCTACTCGGCATCTGATGCTTTCAATATTACTTCGAAACGCGGAAAGACAGGGATTTGAACTTTATCTGACTAAGACGGAGTCAGACTTTCGGGTGAGAACCAATGATTTCACTGTAGAATTAAATGAATCTATTATTCCTTTAAAGTTGGATTCCATTTATTCTAGACCCTTGGGCAATGGAAGTTATCGAATTTTTTTACCGGGTCGAATTGAGGTTCATCATCTATCCAAGCCATGGCCCAATGACTATTACACTAATATTTACCATGCTATTTCTTGGATGATAGCACCGGGAGGTTATGTCGATGTAGATCGAAATGGTACTTTACTTTACCCTGCTCAATTGGTGCTCTCTGGCTATATGGGGAGGCAACGAATGGCTCGTTCACTCCCTTTAGACTTTGTGCCTGATGAGGGTTTCGCTGGTTTTGTGGAAGAATTGAAGTTGTTTCAGGCTAGATATAAGACTTTAAATGCTCTTCGGGAAAAACCTTGGATTACTTTAAATAAGCACTATTTCCATCCTGGAGAAAATCTTTGGCTGGGAGGAAGGATGCTATATCAAAATCCGATTGCTCAAGATTCACTAAGCCGGGTTGTTTATGTGGAGATCTGGAACGATAAATTAAAGCAGGTACATTCTGCCCAATTTCCAATTCAAGAAGGATTGATTTCAGGAGGAATTCAACTGGCAGATTCCCTGCCAGTTGGGGATTATATTTTGAGAGCTTATACGAGATGGGGGTTGAATTTCCCTGAAAAAGATCGATTTGAAATTCCCTTCCCAATTATACCAGAAGATCAGCAGGTCGTCTTTTCTGAGAACGTTGAGGAAGATGAGTTTGGAGACCTTGTCTTAAATACCCTTTATGAGATTCAGGATTCCTTGAATTTTCGCAAAGCATTGATTCATTTGTCGCTAGCTGATAGTTATGATAATCCAGTCGAAGCAGATTTCCATCTTAGTGTCTTGTCAGGATTTGTTGCGCCAGAATTGAGTCAAGCTCTTCGTTTGGAAAAAGCATTGGATTGGAAAGATGAGCCCTTACCGGATACTTTCGATTCGAATCTTCCATTTTCGATTGACTATGGGATTTCGGTAGCTGGTAGATTTTCGCCAGATCGAAAAAAGGATTCAAAAGCTCAGGTGATTACTTTGGTCAAAGGAGATTTGGAGGATTTTGGTCAGGTGAGATCAGATTCTTCGGGATATTTTTGGGCCACTGGTTTGATGGGTCAAGATTCTATTTCCTTAGCCATTGCTGCCTTGGATTCAAAACAACAGTCTTTGGGAAGTGTGTCTTTGATTCCATTTTCTCGTCCAATTTTCAGAGGCTCATTTTCTCGAATTCCTTTTCAAACCCAATCGATTTCAGATGTCCGAGAAAGGTTGATCGACCTAGAAGGTGATTTTGTCCAATTGGAGGAATTTGTCAAAGAAGAAACCCGAGAAGAACTACGGCCAGATCGGAATTATGCTTACGGCGATCCTAATCAAGAAGTAGGAGAAGCAGATTTGGAAACAAAGACTTGGGCTGAGATTTTGGGTTTATTGAGATTCAACCTCAATACCTTGAAGTTTAGGAACTATACCTTTGGAGAAGAGACTGGATCGCCATTACTGATCATCGATGGAAATTCTAGACCTTTTTTGGAAAAAGAAGAGTTTCGTGAAATTTTATTGGGGTATGATCCATCCCAGCTTAAATCGATCAAAGTGTATTATGATAATATTACCAATGCAGCCTACGGGATGGCTGGCTATGCAGGGGTGATGATTATTGAAACCAAAAATGGATTTAGAACTGGTCCTGAGGAAGGTCGAAGATTTAACCCGGCTGAATTTGATGTATTTTCGATTCCGGGATTTACTTCTTTCAAGGAATTCCCTATAGTTCCACCCAAAGATCAACTTCTAAAAAATAAGCCAACCCTCTATTGGAATCCCAAAGCAATAACTCAGAAGGGTAGTTTGGATTTTGAAGTTTATGTACCTCTTGAGGTTAAAAAGCTTTGGATAAAGATCGAGGGATTATCTGAAGATGGAGATCCAGTATATAAGCTCATACCTATTGAAATTGGGAAATAA
- a CDS encoding GNAT family N-acetyltransferase, which produces MNLTPVLKSFQELSNEELYAVLRLRAEVFVVEQNCPYLDLDSKDQKCFHLLLYAGSDLAAYCRLVPAGLSYQEVAIGRVISAPAYRGKGLGKVVMERAISYCEDIFGKVPIRLGAQVYAKGFYASLGFEAEGEEYLEDGIPHVEMVKY; this is translated from the coding sequence ATGAATCTCACACCTGTTCTCAAATCTTTTCAAGAACTCAGTAATGAGGAGCTGTATGCAGTACTTAGGCTTAGGGCTGAAGTTTTTGTCGTGGAGCAAAATTGTCCTTATCTGGATTTGGATAGCAAGGATCAAAAATGCTTTCACTTGCTCTTGTATGCAGGATCTGATCTTGCTGCCTATTGTAGGCTTGTCCCAGCGGGACTTTCTTATCAAGAGGTTGCGATTGGCCGTGTGATTTCAGCCCCAGCGTATCGTGGAAAAGGGTTGGGAAAAGTGGTGATGGAAAGGGCGATTTCTTACTGTGAGGATATTTTTGGAAAGGTTCCCATTCGACTGGGAGCTCAAGTCTATGCCAAGGGATTCTATGCTTCCTTAGGGTTTGAAGCCGAAGGAGAGGAGTATTTGGAAGACGGAATCCCACATGTGGAAATGGTAAAATATTGA
- a CDS encoding LLM class flavin-dependent oxidoreductase codes for MEIGIDSFAAFVTDADGHPVGTAQQAMAELLDRIQLADEKGLDVFAIGEHHRKEFLDSANSVILAAAAGRTKRIRLSSAVTVLSAADPVRVFQQFATLDLVSQGRAEMVVGRGSFTEAFPLFGLNLQDYDKLFAEKLGLLLQISEKEMVTWSGKFRPSLTNQPIYPRPVQKNIPIWLGVGGTPGSFARAGSLGLPLMVAVIGGETHRFRPLVDLYREAGDKAGFAPHELKVGLHSLGYVAKTHEEAVENYYPGYAQTFTRIGKERGWPSVTRNHFEAQNSKWGAYLVGEPDEIAEKILRHSESLGGIDRFTFQMDNAGLSHSQLSDSIALIGEEVMPKVKKAIG; via the coding sequence ATGGAAATAGGAATAGATAGTTTTGCCGCTTTTGTTACTGATGCCGACGGCCATCCGGTTGGGACCGCTCAGCAGGCAATGGCAGAATTACTTGATCGAATTCAATTGGCTGATGAAAAAGGCTTAGATGTCTTTGCTATTGGCGAGCATCACCGCAAGGAGTTTTTAGATTCTGCTAATTCGGTCATATTGGCGGCAGCCGCAGGCCGTACTAAACGAATTCGTTTGAGTAGTGCGGTTACTGTGCTGAGTGCTGCAGATCCGGTAAGGGTATTTCAGCAGTTTGCTACGTTAGATTTGGTGTCTCAAGGGCGAGCCGAGATGGTAGTTGGTAGAGGATCATTTACGGAAGCGTTTCCGCTTTTTGGATTGAATCTTCAGGATTATGACAAGTTATTTGCTGAAAAACTTGGGCTATTGCTTCAAATCAGTGAGAAGGAAATGGTTACCTGGTCGGGGAAATTTAGGCCATCTCTTACTAATCAGCCCATCTACCCAAGACCGGTTCAGAAGAATATTCCCATTTGGTTAGGGGTAGGTGGTACTCCTGGTTCTTTTGCAAGAGCAGGCTCCTTGGGTTTGCCTTTGATGGTGGCCGTTATTGGTGGGGAAACCCATCGATTCAGACCCTTGGTGGATTTGTATCGAGAAGCTGGTGACAAGGCTGGATTTGCACCACATGAGCTAAAAGTGGGGCTTCATTCGTTAGGCTATGTCGCAAAGACTCATGAAGAGGCAGTAGAAAATTACTATCCGGGATATGCGCAGACTTTTACTCGAATCGGGAAGGAAAGGGGCTGGCCTTCAGTAACTCGAAATCATTTTGAAGCACAAAATTCAAAATGGGGAGCTTACTTGGTCGGAGAGCCTGATGAAATAGCAGAAAAGATTTTACGTCACAGTGAGTCCTTGGGTGGAATTGATCGATTCACTTTTCAAATGGATAATGCGGGATTATCTCATTCCCAGTTAAGCGATTCGATAGCTTTGATCGGAGAGGAAGTGATGCCCAAAGTGAAGAAGGCAATTGGGTAA
- a CDS encoding M28 family peptidase → MKTKLLAAAAASLLSFAGFSQQTGFLPSQVSSQKQFEQEFIKAVKPERFKDHLRELTKNPHIAGTPENELVKDYMVKIMSDAGMEVKVWPYDVYLPNHPGKSELQIIAPVQMTLSQKEGELPEDPFSGDSRLHLGFNAFSGSGDVTAEVVYVNYGTREDFMKLDEMGVDLKGKIAVARYGGNFRGYKAKYAEQYGMIGLVVYTDPKDSGFTRGEVYPKGPFFNETTIQRGSMLTLDYTGDPLTPFEPALPLDGDKSVKRLDPKDVDFHTIPVTPIGYGASKEILSRMTGNDAPSEWQGGLPFTYKINGGPELKIRVMVDQKPDFIRANNVVGSFIGKDFPDEWIIMGSHYDAWSFGATDPNSGTAMLLTFAEALGELYKNGQKPSRSILIGHWDAEEQGVIGSTEWVEHLRDELGAKAISYMNFDGGVSGRNFGASAAPTLKKLIIDASKEVAYPDSSKTVFEVWAGKNPEPRIGNLGGGSDHIAFYMHVGVPSLSGGSGGTTAYHSNYDNFHYYSKFSDPSFKMGGAVAQLFGLVALRQANAAVIPYDVPRYAYDLKGHFEQAVKNVQSISPDFKAFDQVDQALKELEASSNAYQKALDAAMISGKTSTKRLAKINQGLINLEKSWIDPKGMYYGDWYKSLYVCNDPFSGYASWILPGIQYEVAIQNTGRLEEWDTRYAAAITDLRKKIDKLAKSF, encoded by the coding sequence ATGAAAACAAAATTACTCGCTGCTGCAGCAGCTTCTCTCCTATCATTTGCTGGTTTTTCTCAGCAAACCGGCTTTTTACCTTCACAAGTTTCGTCTCAAAAACAGTTTGAGCAAGAATTTATTAAAGCTGTAAAACCCGAACGATTCAAAGATCATTTGAGAGAATTAACCAAAAATCCTCATATCGCAGGTACCCCAGAAAATGAACTGGTGAAAGACTATATGGTCAAAATCATGTCTGATGCCGGCATGGAGGTGAAGGTTTGGCCTTATGATGTTTATCTTCCCAACCATCCAGGAAAATCTGAACTACAAATTATCGCTCCAGTTCAAATGACACTTTCTCAAAAGGAAGGGGAACTTCCCGAGGACCCATTTTCAGGAGATTCAAGACTTCATTTAGGTTTCAATGCCTTTTCAGGAAGTGGCGATGTAACTGCCGAAGTTGTTTATGTCAACTATGGTACCCGAGAAGATTTCATGAAGTTGGATGAAATGGGTGTAGATCTTAAGGGGAAAATAGCTGTTGCGAGGTATGGCGGCAACTTCAGAGGCTATAAAGCAAAATATGCAGAGCAATATGGGATGATCGGGCTGGTAGTCTATACCGACCCAAAAGATTCCGGATTTACTCGAGGTGAAGTTTATCCAAAAGGTCCATTTTTCAACGAGACGACCATTCAGCGAGGCTCAATGCTGACTTTGGATTATACAGGAGATCCTTTGACACCTTTCGAACCTGCACTTCCGCTTGATGGAGACAAATCCGTAAAACGATTAGATCCAAAGGATGTCGATTTCCATACCATCCCAGTCACTCCGATTGGATATGGAGCATCCAAGGAAATTCTAAGTCGAATGACTGGAAACGATGCCCCTTCTGAATGGCAAGGCGGGTTACCATTTACCTACAAAATCAATGGCGGGCCAGAACTAAAAATTCGAGTTATGGTAGATCAAAAGCCAGACTTTATCCGAGCAAACAATGTAGTAGGGTCTTTTATCGGGAAAGACTTTCCGGATGAATGGATCATCATGGGAAGCCATTATGATGCATGGTCATTTGGAGCAACAGATCCTAACTCCGGAACGGCCATGTTATTGACTTTTGCGGAGGCCTTAGGAGAATTGTATAAAAATGGGCAGAAACCCTCCCGATCCATTCTAATTGGACATTGGGATGCAGAAGAACAAGGTGTAATTGGTTCCACTGAGTGGGTTGAGCATTTGAGAGATGAACTTGGAGCAAAGGCAATTTCCTACATGAATTTTGACGGAGGGGTCTCTGGTAGAAATTTTGGGGCTTCTGCAGCACCCACACTCAAAAAACTCATTATTGATGCTTCCAAAGAAGTCGCCTATCCAGATTCTTCTAAAACGGTGTTTGAAGTGTGGGCTGGAAAAAATCCTGAACCAAGAATCGGAAATCTAGGCGGAGGATCTGATCATATTGCCTTTTACATGCACGTTGGTGTTCCTTCTTTAAGTGGCGGCTCTGGTGGTACTACAGCCTATCACTCAAACTATGACAACTTCCACTATTATTCTAAATTTTCAGATCCTTCATTTAAAATGGGAGGAGCTGTCGCACAACTTTTCGGCTTAGTTGCACTTCGTCAAGCAAATGCCGCAGTCATTCCTTATGATGTACCTCGATATGCTTACGATTTAAAAGGCCATTTTGAACAAGCTGTAAAAAATGTTCAGAGCATTTCTCCAGATTTCAAAGCATTTGATCAAGTTGATCAGGCTCTAAAAGAGTTGGAAGCTAGCTCAAATGCTTATCAAAAAGCCTTAGATGCTGCTATGATTTCTGGAAAAACCTCCACAAAGAGGTTGGCCAAAATAAACCAAGGACTCATTAATTTGGAAAAAAGCTGGATCGATCCAAAAGGTATGTATTATGGGGATTGGTATAAGTCTCTTTATGTTTGCAACGATCCTTTTTCAGGCTATGCTTCTTGGATTTTACCCGGCATTCAGTACGAGGTAGCGATTCAAAATACAGGAAGACTTGAAGAATGGGATACCCGATACGCCGCAGCGATCACAGACCTGCGTAAAAAAATCGATAAGTTGGCAAAGTCATTCTAA
- a CDS encoding amidohydrolase family protein, with product MKRLIKTFCATLLALLPVVAMAQIDGEFVKPRTGKFLLKNATVVTITKGTLSNTSVLLENGKIAQIGTNISSDGAEVIDCTGLFIYPGMIDSGTRLGLVEVSSVPETVDYQEIGNVTPNMQALTAVNPNAEAVGITRVSGVTTVLTSPNGGLFPGTAALINLNGYTPDQMYGGFKGVVMNFPASGRRGRFDRRSDDDIKKDSEKAIKEANSIWENALKYHELKTAGAELQYYPEMDQLAKVIAGELPLLIEVNTASDIQNAIKWVADKKVKVIFTGVSEGWRVAEELAKAKIPVITGPVQALPTRQSDRYDTPYANAGKMAKAGVKVALRTDDEDNVRNLPFHAAFAAAYGMGKEEAWKAVTINPAEIFGIADQYGSVEVGKRANLIVSTEDPFETRAQIMHVFIDGYRIPLSNRHIRLYQEFLERSPGLKSN from the coding sequence ATGAAAAGATTGATAAAAACCTTTTGTGCCACATTACTTGCGCTGCTTCCGGTAGTCGCTATGGCTCAAATCGACGGGGAATTTGTAAAACCAAGAACCGGTAAATTCCTCCTCAAAAATGCTACCGTGGTGACCATCACTAAGGGTACACTTTCTAATACCTCCGTCCTTTTGGAGAATGGAAAAATTGCTCAAATCGGAACCAATATTTCCTCTGATGGAGCAGAAGTGATTGATTGTACTGGATTGTTTATCTATCCAGGTATGATTGACAGCGGGACCCGATTAGGTTTGGTTGAAGTTAGTTCAGTACCAGAAACGGTCGATTATCAAGAAATTGGCAACGTAACCCCAAATATGCAGGCCTTGACAGCCGTCAACCCAAATGCTGAGGCAGTTGGGATTACCCGGGTTTCAGGGGTAACTACTGTTTTGACTTCTCCAAATGGGGGGTTGTTTCCAGGAACTGCAGCACTAATCAACCTAAATGGATACACTCCTGACCAAATGTATGGAGGATTCAAAGGTGTGGTAATGAATTTTCCCGCTTCAGGCAGAAGAGGTCGATTTGATCGCCGATCAGATGATGACATCAAAAAAGACTCAGAAAAAGCCATCAAGGAAGCAAATTCCATTTGGGAGAATGCATTGAAATACCATGAGCTAAAAACTGCAGGAGCAGAACTTCAATACTATCCAGAAATGGATCAATTGGCTAAAGTGATCGCAGGTGAATTACCATTGTTGATCGAAGTGAATACTGCCTCTGATATTCAGAATGCAATCAAATGGGTAGCTGACAAAAAGGTAAAAGTAATTTTCACGGGTGTCTCTGAAGGGTGGAGAGTTGCTGAAGAATTAGCCAAAGCTAAAATCCCAGTAATCACCGGTCCAGTTCAAGCCCTACCTACTAGACAATCTGACCGATATGACACTCCTTATGCTAATGCTGGAAAAATGGCAAAAGCCGGAGTAAAGGTGGCATTGCGAACAGATGATGAAGACAACGTGCGAAATCTTCCATTTCATGCTGCATTTGCGGCGGCTTACGGAATGGGAAAAGAGGAAGCATGGAAAGCAGTAACTATCAATCCAGCAGAAATCTTCGGAATTGCAGATCAATATGGTTCGGTAGAAGTGGGAAAAAGAGCAAACCTGATCGTCTCTACCGAGGACCCGTTTGAAACTCGAGCACAAATCATGCACGTGTTTATTGATGGGTATCGAATTCCATTATCTAATAGACATATTCGCTTGTACCAGGAATTTTTGGAAAGATCTCCTGGATTGAAATCCAACTAA
- a CDS encoding amidohydrolase family protein, with the protein MKKLNFILIALLGLGLSHAQAQTPKGSVLIKNATVLTVTKGTLPNADVLVQDGIIKQVGQNLSAPSGVQTIDASGKYLMPGIIDAHSHVALDVVNEASAPITAEVRMKDVVNPYEIGIYRSLAGGVTISHAMHGSANVVGGRNATLKHRWGMSNPADIIMQDAPQTIKFALGENPTRVHGRGNGIQPRSRMGVEAVLRNGFSEAIQYKKAWETYTAAKSQKGNTMAPPAYNERLQTLADILDGKIIIHCHSYRADEIYMLINVAKDFGIKKLVFQHTNEGFKVAPEIAEYTMGASVFADWWSYKFEVYYSTAFNAAILHRNGAITSINSDSAELIRHLYHEAAKTQRYGGLTDDEALAMITINPARQLGIEEKVGSIEVGKQADLVIFEGHPLSSYAVPQMTFVDGVKYFDIKTDADDQRQFVAATEMVEPIFLREQEEHRCLQDVDQFFEAFEEIFMEEKH; encoded by the coding sequence ATGAAAAAACTCAATTTTATTCTGATTGCGTTGTTGGGACTTGGACTTTCCCATGCTCAGGCCCAAACGCCAAAAGGAAGCGTTCTAATCAAAAACGCAACCGTGCTTACTGTTACTAAAGGTACCTTACCCAATGCAGATGTATTGGTTCAAGATGGTATTATCAAACAAGTAGGTCAAAACTTAAGTGCTCCTTCAGGTGTGCAAACTATCGACGCCTCAGGCAAATACCTCATGCCTGGAATTATTGACGCTCACTCACATGTAGCCTTAGATGTAGTAAATGAAGCTTCTGCACCGATCACAGCAGAGGTCCGAATGAAAGATGTAGTAAACCCCTATGAAATTGGCATTTATCGATCTCTTGCAGGAGGGGTAACTATTTCTCATGCTATGCATGGATCAGCCAATGTCGTAGGCGGTAGAAATGCTACTTTAAAGCACCGCTGGGGAATGTCCAATCCAGCTGACATCATCATGCAGGATGCTCCTCAGACCATCAAATTCGCTCTTGGAGAAAATCCAACTCGTGTCCATGGACGTGGAAACGGCATTCAACCTAGATCAAGAATGGGTGTGGAAGCTGTATTAAGAAATGGATTCAGTGAAGCGATCCAATACAAAAAGGCTTGGGAAACCTACACGGCTGCTAAATCTCAAAAAGGCAACACCATGGCACCTCCGGCCTATAATGAACGACTTCAGACGCTTGCTGATATTTTGGATGGAAAAATTATCATCCATTGCCATTCCTATCGAGCAGATGAAATTTACATGCTCATTAATGTTGCAAAAGATTTTGGGATCAAAAAGCTAGTTTTCCAACATACCAATGAAGGATTTAAAGTAGCACCTGAAATCGCCGAATATACCATGGGAGCATCTGTATTTGCAGACTGGTGGTCCTATAAGTTTGAGGTTTATTATTCTACAGCATTCAATGCTGCCATACTTCATAGAAATGGAGCCATTACTTCAATCAATTCTGACTCTGCTGAACTCATCCGTCACCTTTACCACGAGGCTGCAAAAACACAGCGTTATGGAGGGCTTACTGACGATGAAGCATTAGCTATGATCACAATTAATCCTGCCCGTCAATTAGGAATTGAAGAGAAGGTAGGCTCGATAGAAGTCGGTAAGCAAGCCGATTTGGTCATTTTTGAGGGACACCCTCTTTCCTCTTATGCGGTTCCTCAAATGACTTTTGTCGATGGCGTTAAGTATTTCGACATCAAGACTGATGCTGATGATCAGCGTCAATTTGTAGCAGCTACCGAAATGGTGGAACCAATCTTCCTTCGCGAACAAGAAGAACATCGCTGTCTTCAGGATGTAGATCAGTTCTTTGAAGCATTCGAAGAGATATTTATGGAAGAAAAGCACTAA
- a CDS encoding amidohydrolase family protein: MKNYFLKAGLLGLLISGTVLQTTLAQSDPTGKRRVTSTYAITNAQVMSAPGQEFSKSTILIKDGVIVGIGSGINLPKDASLISGDSLYVYPGFIDGAGSMGVTRPKDPERPKDLITSNPPDEIAGITPWRSATDQFDGSNSQVEDWRKAGFTISQILPDGGMIPGKAAILILGSSGNTNLIQINTALAANFRGSRGMYPGTLAGVMAKFRDIYQNTLLSLEHERLFASTAGVIRPQTTPTQSAMGPVVQKQIPVIFTAGSDLEIRRAVALQKELGFKLILTGLENYEPVIDLIKSNQIPVLIKLELPDDKAIKAQKDSGITEATQAQYARVKEAYTKALQQASLLEKAGIPFGFTTSDAKAGDALKTLRTMISNGLSEKAALAALTTNPAQILGISRVAGTLEKGKMANMVVATAPIFSEDAQIKHVIADGYVFDYEVKKASKSEGNASGTVEGVWTYTSETPAGSSGGEITLKKNGASYEGTITYDDPSGSGKAKAPLKNIAVSGKAISFDFDVAAGGMNLTVTISGQVEGTSMEGSLSVPQMGSFPIKASLSAPSLIP, translated from the coding sequence ATGAAAAATTATTTTCTGAAAGCTGGATTGTTGGGCTTGTTGATCTCAGGTACAGTGCTTCAGACTACTCTGGCACAAAGTGACCCTACGGGTAAGCGTAGAGTGACTTCCACTTATGCGATCACCAATGCTCAAGTAATGAGCGCTCCAGGTCAGGAGTTTTCCAAATCCACCATTCTGATCAAAGATGGGGTGATCGTCGGAATAGGTTCCGGAATCAATCTCCCTAAAGATGCATCTCTAATCTCAGGAGACTCACTTTATGTGTACCCTGGATTTATTGACGGAGCCGGTTCAATGGGAGTTACTCGTCCCAAAGACCCAGAACGTCCAAAAGACTTAATCACCTCCAATCCCCCAGATGAAATTGCAGGAATTACTCCTTGGAGATCCGCAACAGATCAATTTGATGGAAGCAATTCCCAAGTGGAAGACTGGAGAAAAGCAGGATTTACAATCAGTCAAATTCTTCCTGATGGGGGAATGATTCCTGGAAAAGCCGCAATCCTGATTTTGGGGTCATCTGGAAATACAAATCTGATTCAAATCAACACTGCTTTAGCTGCAAATTTTAGGGGCTCAAGAGGAATGTATCCTGGAACCTTAGCCGGTGTTATGGCTAAGTTTCGAGACATCTATCAAAACACCTTACTTTCTTTAGAACACGAACGTCTATTTGCTTCTACTGCTGGTGTAATTAGACCTCAAACCACTCCAACTCAATCCGCAATGGGTCCAGTGGTTCAAAAACAAATTCCAGTGATTTTTACAGCTGGATCTGATCTTGAGATTCGCAGAGCTGTAGCCTTACAAAAAGAATTAGGATTTAAGCTTATTCTAACTGGTTTGGAAAATTATGAACCGGTAATTGATCTTATCAAATCGAACCAAATCCCTGTTTTGATCAAGCTGGAACTTCCCGATGACAAAGCTATCAAAGCACAAAAAGATTCAGGAATAACCGAAGCTACTCAAGCTCAATATGCCCGTGTAAAGGAAGCCTATACAAAAGCCTTACAGCAGGCAAGTCTACTTGAAAAAGCAGGTATTCCTTTTGGATTTACTACCTCTGACGCAAAAGCAGGTGATGCTTTGAAAACGCTAAGAACTATGATTTCTAATGGACTCAGCGAAAAAGCGGCCTTGGCTGCATTGACTACAAATCCTGCTCAAATCCTAGGCATTTCTAGAGTAGCAGGAACCTTGGAAAAAGGAAAAATGGCAAATATGGTCGTTGCTACCGCTCCTATTTTCTCCGAAGACGCTCAAATCAAACATGTAATTGCAGATGGCTATGTCTTTGACTATGAAGTAAAAAAAGCTTCTAAATCTGAAGGGAATGCCTCTGGAACTGTAGAGGGAGTTTGGACTTACACTTCTGAAACCCCGGCTGGAAGCTCAGGCGGAGAAATCACTCTCAAAAAAAATGGTGCTAGCTATGAAGGAACTATCACTTATGACGATCCCTCTGGAAGTGGCAAAGCAAAAGCACCGCTTAAGAACATTGCAGTGAGCGGTAAAGCAATCAGCTTTGATTTTGATGTAGCAGCTGGTGGTATGAACTTAACCGTTACCATCTCAGGCCAAGTAGAAGGAACCTCAATGGAAGGTTCACTTTCAGTCCCTCAAATGGGTTCTTTCCCAATTAAAGCAAGTCTATCCGCTCCAAGCCTAATCCCATAA